In Paenibacillus sp. FSL R7-0345, a single window of DNA contains:
- a CDS encoding TlyA family RNA methyltransferase: MEHPKERIDVLLVEQGFYESREKAKAAIMAGLVLADEERIEKAGMKVLRSSVLKVKGAVHPYVSRGGLKLEKALRKFEIGLTGRVMLDIGSSTGGFTDCALQHGASHVYAIDVGYNQLDWSLRNDERVSVMERTNFRYMTPQDLLGPVPDFASIDVSFISLKIILPPLKALLNRPADIAALIKPQFEAGREKVGKSGVVRDPAVHKEVLVKVLTMAEELGYRLENLTFSPITGGEGNIEFLAHWKLEEEAGGAEAHPAPRYSGDSFALLADTVIKEAAATFTAANGNSSKKR, encoded by the coding sequence ATGGAACACCCTAAAGAACGGATTGATGTATTACTGGTGGAACAGGGCTTTTATGAGAGCCGTGAGAAGGCCAAGGCAGCCATTATGGCCGGCTTGGTGCTCGCAGATGAGGAGCGGATCGAGAAAGCGGGGATGAAGGTGCTCCGCAGCTCTGTTCTGAAGGTCAAAGGAGCTGTGCATCCTTATGTCAGCCGCGGCGGCCTCAAGCTGGAGAAGGCACTGCGCAAATTCGAAATCGGCCTGACCGGACGCGTCATGCTGGATATCGGCTCCTCCACCGGGGGCTTTACCGACTGTGCCCTGCAGCACGGGGCAAGTCATGTCTATGCCATTGACGTCGGCTATAACCAGCTGGACTGGAGCCTGCGCAACGATGAGCGGGTAAGCGTAATGGAGCGGACGAATTTCCGTTACATGACACCTCAGGATCTGCTGGGTCCGGTGCCTGATTTTGCGAGCATTGATGTTTCCTTTATTTCACTCAAAATCATCCTTCCCCCGCTCAAAGCGCTGCTGAACCGTCCGGCGGATATTGCTGCACTCATTAAGCCGCAGTTCGAGGCCGGCCGCGAAAAGGTCGGTAAATCCGGCGTTGTGCGCGATCCGGCAGTACATAAGGAAGTACTGGTCAAAGTACTGACTATGGCGGAAGAGCTCGGGTACCGGCTTGAGAACCTGACCTTCTCGCCGATTACCGGCGGCGAAGGGAATATTGAATTCCTGGCGCACTGGAAGCTGGAGGAGGAAGCGGGCGGGGCTGAAGCGCATCCGGCTCCGCGCTATTCCGGTGACAGCTTCGCGCTGCTGGCTGATACCGTCATCAAAGAAGCTGCAGCGACCTTTACGGCCGCTAACGGAAACTCATCGAAGAAACGATGA
- the argR gene encoding transcriptional regulator ArgR translates to MKGHRHIKIREIITHKEIETQDELVEELREAGFQVTQATVSRDIKELLLIKVPMDDGRYKYSLPTDQRYNPTQKLKRVLVDNFVHIDSSGNLVVMKCLPGTANSVAALIDNIDWPQIMGTISGDDTILLICRLPEDSKDVISQIMGYIS, encoded by the coding sequence ATGAAGGGACACAGGCATATCAAGATTCGTGAAATTATTACACACAAAGAAATCGAAACCCAGGATGAACTGGTGGAGGAGCTGCGTGAAGCAGGGTTTCAGGTGACTCAGGCGACCGTGTCGCGTGATATCAAGGAGCTGCTGCTCATTAAGGTGCCGATGGATGACGGGAGATATAAATATTCTCTGCCGACGGACCAGCGTTATAATCCGACTCAGAAGCTCAAAAGAGTGCTGGTGGATAACTTTGTCCATATCGATTCCTCGGGCAACCTTGTGGTCATGAAATGTCTTCCGGGAACTGCCAATTCGGTGGCAGCACTGATTGACAATATTGACTGGCCGCAAATTATGGGTACGATATCCGGTGACGATACGATTCTGCTCATTTGCCGCCTGCCGGAGGACAGCAAGGATGTTATTTCACAGATTATGGGATATATTTCCTGA
- a CDS encoding polyprenyl synthetase family protein — protein MNRSEHSPELEAAGGVRQPLEAYIATVTEAVLQELEATLPADWTVPGHLKDAMNYSLQAGGKRLRPLLVVAACEALGGARKAALPVAAAIEMVHTYSLIHDDLPAMDNDDYRRGKLTNHKVFGEATAILAGDALLTHSFYSVVQASRRHGVPAEQVLSIVEELAEMAGPRGMVGGQVADMEGEQGLTSLEQLQYIHRHKTGDLIVFSLLAGGRIAGADQAQLEALREFGTQIGLAFQVQDDILDLVGDEGKLGKKTGSDIKQQKVTYPYFIGLEASRAEVERLTEAARSAVLAGGFKDNSRLLEIASYLMSRDH, from the coding sequence ATGAACAGGTCTGAGCATAGCCCGGAGCTAGAGGCGGCAGGCGGAGTACGCCAGCCGCTTGAGGCATATATCGCCACTGTGACTGAAGCTGTTCTGCAGGAGCTGGAAGCTACCCTTCCGGCGGACTGGACGGTCCCGGGTCATCTGAAGGATGCAATGAATTATTCATTGCAGGCCGGCGGCAAGCGCCTGCGCCCGCTGCTTGTTGTTGCAGCCTGCGAGGCGCTTGGCGGTGCCCGTAAGGCTGCGCTGCCGGTCGCGGCGGCTATCGAAATGGTGCATACCTATTCACTGATTCATGACGATCTGCCTGCTATGGATAACGATGATTACCGGCGGGGCAAGCTTACCAATCATAAAGTGTTCGGCGAAGCGACTGCTATTCTGGCCGGTGATGCCCTGCTGACTCACTCGTTTTACAGCGTAGTCCAGGCCTCCCGCCGTCACGGCGTGCCTGCAGAGCAGGTTCTCTCCATTGTCGAGGAGCTGGCTGAAATGGCCGGCCCGCGCGGCATGGTCGGCGGACAGGTGGCCGATATGGAAGGCGAGCAGGGGCTTACCAGCCTGGAGCAGCTTCAGTATATCCACCGCCATAAGACAGGCGATCTGATCGTGTTCTCCCTGCTGGCCGGCGGACGGATTGCCGGTGCAGACCAGGCGCAGCTTGAAGCGCTGCGCGAATTCGGCACACAGATCGGGCTGGCCTTCCAGGTGCAGGATGATATCCTTGACCTGGTCGGCGATGAAGGCAAGCTCGGCAAGAAGACAGGCAGCGATATCAAGCAGCAGAAGGTGACCTACCCTTATTTTATCGGGCTTGAAGCCTCGCGTGCTGAAGTGGAGCGTCTGACGGAAGCTGCCCGCAGCGCCGTACTGGCAGGGGGCTTTAAGGACAATTCGCGGCTGCTGGAAATCGCATCCTATCTGATGTCAAGAGATCATTAG
- the xseB gene encoding exodeoxyribonuclease VII small subunit, protein MTKEAELDFEGAMEQLEEIVRELEHGDVPLEKAIDLFQQGMKLSQLCGSKLEQVERKIEMITEMDGELRKKPFGARLEGDSDEQV, encoded by the coding sequence ATGACGAAGGAAGCGGAACTGGATTTTGAAGGAGCCATGGAGCAGCTGGAGGAAATCGTCCGTGAGCTTGAGCACGGCGACGTTCCCCTGGAGAAAGCCATTGATTTGTTTCAGCAGGGCATGAAGCTGTCGCAGCTGTGCGGCAGCAAGCTGGAGCAGGTGGAACGCAAGATCGAAATGATTACCGAGATGGACGGGGAATTGCGCAAAAAGCCTTTCGGCGCCCGGCTGGAAGGGGACAGCGATGAACAGGTCTGA
- the dxs gene encoding 1-deoxy-D-xylulose-5-phosphate synthase, with the protein MLLPNINDPEQLKNLSVPELDALAEEIRKFLIEKLTVTGGHLGSNLGVVELTLALHYCYDSPRDKMIYDVGHQAYVHKILTGRQDRFDTLRKKDGLCGFVKRSESEHDVWEAGHSSTSLSAAMGMAMARDLKGEDNKVIAVIGDGALTGGMAFEALNHIGHERRKLMVILNDNEMSIAPNVGAMHNYLSKIRSDRHYLRAKDEVEGLLRRIPAIGGKLAKTAEKLKDSLKYMMVPGVLFEELGFTYLGPVDGHDIEKMIDTFHQADNVNGPVLVHVLTTKGKGYKPAETDFYKSHAISPYKIESGQPLKAVGKPPMYTEVFGEALIELGREDKRLIAVTPAMPGGSGLFPFAKEFPDRMIDVGIAEQHAATLCAALAMEGMKPVFAVYSTFMQRAYDQILHDICRHNANVMFAIDRAGFVGADGETHQGVYDIAFMRHMPNIVIMMPKDENELRHMMKTALEYNDGPIAYRYPRIDGTGVALDKELHTIPIGSWECLRTGDDYAVVACGPMVQVAEEAAELLKREGIQIGVVNARFQKPLDNSMLLELAHAGTSMVVLEEASEAGSLGSAVLEFFASQEIYDARVHLMGVPDIFVEHGSVKEQRQQTGLTVESLCSRIKAMKALSKYTYKSTSTS; encoded by the coding sequence GTGCTGCTTCCAAATATAAATGATCCGGAGCAACTGAAAAATTTATCAGTGCCAGAGCTGGACGCCCTTGCAGAGGAGATCCGCAAGTTTCTGATTGAGAAGCTCACTGTAACAGGCGGACATCTGGGGTCCAACCTGGGGGTAGTGGAGCTTACGCTGGCACTGCATTACTGCTATGACAGTCCCCGGGATAAAATGATCTATGATGTAGGACACCAGGCATATGTCCACAAGATTCTGACCGGCCGGCAGGACCGTTTCGACACGCTCCGCAAGAAGGACGGACTGTGCGGCTTTGTAAAGCGCTCAGAGAGTGAGCATGATGTCTGGGAGGCCGGGCACAGCAGCACCTCCTTGTCTGCGGCTATGGGCATGGCCATGGCGCGTGACCTGAAGGGTGAAGACAACAAAGTGATTGCTGTGATCGGTGATGGTGCGCTGACCGGCGGGATGGCCTTTGAAGCGCTGAATCATATCGGGCATGAGCGCCGCAAGCTGATGGTGATCCTGAACGATAATGAAATGTCCATTGCGCCTAACGTCGGAGCTATGCACAATTATCTGAGCAAAATCCGTTCTGACCGCCATTACCTGCGGGCCAAGGACGAAGTGGAAGGGCTGCTCCGGAGAATTCCGGCTATCGGCGGCAAGCTGGCCAAGACAGCGGAGAAGCTGAAGGACAGCCTTAAATATATGATGGTTCCCGGCGTGCTGTTTGAGGAGCTCGGCTTCACCTATCTCGGTCCGGTAGACGGGCATGATATCGAGAAGATGATTGACACCTTCCATCAGGCGGACAATGTCAACGGACCGGTTCTGGTGCATGTGCTGACTACCAAAGGTAAAGGATATAAGCCAGCCGAAACCGATTTCTACAAATCCCATGCCATTTCTCCTTACAAAATCGAATCCGGCCAGCCGCTGAAAGCGGTGGGTAAGCCGCCTATGTACACAGAAGTGTTCGGGGAGGCGCTGATTGAGCTGGGCCGAGAGGACAAACGTCTGATCGCAGTAACACCGGCCATGCCGGGAGGCTCCGGCCTGTTCCCGTTCGCGAAGGAGTTCCCTGACCGGATGATCGACGTCGGCATTGCCGAGCAGCATGCGGCAACGCTCTGCGCAGCGCTGGCTATGGAAGGAATGAAGCCGGTCTTTGCGGTTTATTCCACCTTTATGCAGCGTGCCTATGATCAGATTCTGCACGACATCTGCCGCCATAATGCCAACGTAATGTTCGCCATTGACCGTGCGGGCTTTGTCGGCGCAGATGGCGAGACGCATCAGGGGGTTTATGATATCGCCTTTATGCGTCATATGCCGAATATCGTCATCATGATGCCTAAGGATGAGAACGAGCTGCGCCATATGATGAAGACGGCTCTGGAATATAATGACGGGCCGATTGCTTACCGTTATCCGCGGATTGACGGAACAGGTGTGGCTCTGGATAAGGAGCTGCACACCATACCGATCGGTTCATGGGAATGCCTGCGTACCGGCGACGATTACGCTGTGGTTGCCTGCGGGCCGATGGTTCAGGTTGCCGAAGAAGCGGCAGAGCTGTTAAAGCGCGAGGGAATCCAGATCGGAGTCGTGAACGCACGCTTCCAGAAGCCGCTTGACAATTCAATGCTGCTGGAGCTGGCCCATGCCGGAACCTCAATGGTCGTCTTGGAAGAAGCCAGTGAGGCGGGAAGTCTGGGCAGCGCAGTGCTGGAGTTTTTTGCATCGCAGGAGATTTATGATGCACGCGTGCATCTGATGGGTGTACCGGACATCTTTGTTGAGCATGGTTCCGTTAAAGAGCAGCGCCAGCAGACCGGTTTGACCGTAGAGTCGCTGTGTTCACGGATCAAAGCCATGAAGGCGCTGAGCAAATATACTTATAAGTCAACTTCCACATCCTGA